AATAAGCAACCCGGGAACACAGGCTCTTGTTATTGACAGCGTTTATTCAAAATCCAATCTTGTAACAGTGAATCCGCTTGTTATTCCATCTATGAATTTTTATGTACCGGCAGGCGGAGATACTGCAATATGGCTTAAATATAAGCCTACCTCTTTAACCCAGCTTAATTCCAGCCTGATAATAGCAAGCAGTGACCCTACATACCCGAGATATAAAGTAAATTTAACAGGGAAGGGAATTGAAACTCTCCCTGCGGGTTCATATGTAACAGATCCTTTTACAATTTGTCTGTACCATTTTGAGGAAACTGACGGTTCAAATCAGGTGTTTGATTATTCCGGCAACAACATGAACGGTACATGGACTCCTGCAACAAGAACATACAACAGTAAGTTTGGAGATAAAGCTCTTAGCTTTGACGGCCAGAATGATGTATGCGTAATCACTCCTTCACAAGGGCAGTTTATCGGGCCTGAATGGGGAGGCTTGACTGCAGAATTATGGTTTTATCTCGCAGATAATATTCCGGGAAAAGGAACTTTGATCAGCAGAGGTAATTCCAGTGGAATGCAGTTTGATCTGGCAGTTGATAATCAGAACTTAATAGGCCGTGTTTTTTACCATGACGGGCAGGAAGTATCTGTTACAACAAGCGGTATTCAGAAAGAGCAGTGGTATCATTCTGCAATTGTGCTTGACAGAGATTCACTTCGATTGTATATAAACGGAACACAACTTGATGCAGCAAAGGTAAATCAACCGATAAAAGGGAGCAGAAAAGGCAGTACATTTGATACGGTACCTCTTTATTTCGGTAATTCTTATCTTGGTAACGAACCTCTGCAGGGCTTTCTTGATGAGATAAGAGTGTCAAATGTTGCAAGGCATCCATGGGAATTTAATGTGGGAATGGCAAGGGCTGACCTGGATTCAACTACTTTGCATTTCGGAGATGTTGTGCTTCCCGGTGAAAGAGAACTTTCAGTTAAAATTTATAATCCGGGAATAGACACCCTTAAGATTACTAATATTGTCTCTTCTTTGACATCAATATTTGCAACTGTTGAGACTGAAATGAATGTTTTACCCGGAAAAACAAAAGAACTCCCGATTACTTTTTATCCAAAGGATGCAAAATCATATGAAGGGAACATTACAATGAAAACTAATGACCCCTTCTGGCCGGAGTTAAAAATACTGCTTTACGGTTCAGCTATTTCCGAGAAAATTCCAGGAAGTTATTCAAATGATATCTTTACAACAGGCTTGTACCATTTTACTACTCTTTCCGGGGATACTGTAGTAATCGATTCATCTTCGTCAGAGGCTAATGGCAAGGTAAAAGGTGAAGACGGAGGAGTTACATTAAAAGATCAGGGAAGATTTGGGCCTTGTTTAAGTTTGAATGGAAGTAAAAAAGGTTATCTCGAATTGCCCCTGCCTGAATTATTTAGTGAATCCCATTCCTTTACAGCAGAAATGTGGTTCTCTATGGATAAAAAGCCAACAATTATAGATAATAGATATTATCTTTTTATTGCAGGATCTGAAAATAAACCGAAACTAGGTATTTTTATAGATCCGCAAAGAGGATTAGTCGGCTCTGTATGGGATAAAAACAGTACAAGGCATGATATTGAATCCGGAAATATTGATACTCTTAAAATAAATCAATGGTATAACGCTTCTCTCATCTGGAATGGAGAGAAAGTATATCTTTCCTTAAACAATGAAAAAGTTGACAGCCTGGTATTCTCTGATACTCTGCAGACAAGCAATACTGACAGTGTTTATGTAGGGTCCCGTTTCGGAATAGATTCTTTCTTCAACGGGTGTGTTGATGAGCTGAGATTATCACGCATTGCAAGAAAATCATGGGAAGTCAACGTACTGCCAAGGAAGATATCTGTCTCATCCGTTAATCTTGATTTTTCAACGGTACTTTTAGGGCAGGCCAGATCTCTTCCGGTGCAGGTCTCGAATCTCGGAGATCAGGACCTTTATATTTCAGAAACAATACTTACAAATAGTACTTTTTCGGTCTCAAGTTCAGCTTTTCTGCTAAACGGGCTGAAGAAGAAACTGATTTTAATTAATTACAGCCCCAAAATAGTCGGAGATGATACAGGCTCTGTGATATTGTACTCTAATGATTCTGACAAACCCAGCATAAGAATAAGGCTGGCTGGAAGTTGTGCCAAAGGCGGGCAGATAGGTGCTCCTGCACTTGATTCTCATACAATTGCACTTTACAGGTTTGAGGAGACATCGGGAAGTACGGTATATGATTCAACTAATAATAAAAATAACGGCACAATAAATGGTGCATTGCGTACAAAGGGATTTCTGGAAAAGGGCAGGGGCCTGCAATTTGATGGAATTAATGATTATGTCCAGATTGTTCAGAACCCTTCAAGCACAGTACTTTCATTTGATCTTTCACAGCAGAGTTTTACAATTGAATTTTATTTTAAGACTGATACACTTTCTGAAACATTAATTTCAATGGGCCAGGAAAAAGAAGAACCCGGTTTTGAAATTTCAGTAAACAATGAAGGCAGGATAGCAGTACTTGGTTTTGGCCAGGGCGGCCCGAGAGTTAATGATAATGTATGGCACCATCTGGCATTCACATACTCCAGCCTGGACAATCAGACAGGAAAGCTGTACATTGACGGTACTGAGAAGTGGTCTAAGGAATTCAATAGAACAGATATAACGGCAATTTCTTCACCTGTGTTGATAGGTGCATCTTACGATACTTTGGGTACTACTCATTATTACGAGGGTTTATTCGACGAGCTGAGAATTTCTGATATAGTTAGAATGCGATGGGAGTTTAATTTTATAGACGTAGGAGTTGCAGTTGATTCCCTTTCTCCGGCAGAACCAAAATTTCAGCAGGATGCAACTGTATATATTCATGTGCCGGTTTCTCTGGAAGCTTATGAAGACAGTGTTTATGTTCATTATAGAAATGCTGGAGAAATACAGTATTCTGACGTAAAAGCATCAAAATTGAATGATTCTACATTTACAGCTCTTATTCCGGGATCGGAACAAACTTTAACAGGGCTGGAATATTATGTATCTTATGTATTTGTTGTTGATGAACAGGATGAAAAATTTACACAACCCCTTGCCGATCCGAAAAATAATCCTTTAAGTGCTCAAGTAAAATATACAAGCGCAGCATCTGAACAGAAGATAAGAGCTAAATCATATAGAATGATTTCGGTTCCATTTAAATTGGATTCTACGGATATCCCGTCTGTTTTAGAGGATGATCTTGGAGTTTTTAATCCATATAAGTGGAAACTTTTCTGGTGGCACAGGAAGGATGAAAAGTACATAGAATATAATCATTCTGCGGATAAAAATATTTTTGATTTTTCTCCTGGCAGAGCTTTCTGGATTATTACTGATAATGATGCAACTTTTGATGTTGGTTCAGGACTTACAGTTACTACTGATTCCAGTTATGCACTTTCGATCGAACCTGGCTGGAATATGATTGGCGTACCTTATAATTTCTCAGTGAATTGGGACGATTGCTCGCGTTCTACAGATTCAATTAGGACATTATGGTACTATAATTATACTAATGGTAATCAGATGGATTATGCTGTTCTTGAACCATGGAAAGGGTATTGGATATTAAATACTGATATAACAAGCGGAACATTACTTATTCCGCCCAAAAAAGCAGAAACAGCCGTATTGAAAACTATTAACAACGGTCTCCTGAGTGATTTGGAAGACGGATCATGGCTAATTAAAATTTCTGCCTGGAATGAATTCTCAAAAGATATTGACAATTTTATTGGTGTCCGCAGAGGCGCTGCTTCCGGACGCGATAATTTTGACAGATTTGAACCGCCTTCCATAGGTGATTATTATGTCCGTATAACAGTGGGAAATACGGAAGATACAGCATCCAAAAGAGAATTCGCTGCAGATATCAGGGAGCCAGGCAAACAGGGGTATGTATGGTTTGCAAATGTTGAAGGTAGTCCAAAAGATAAAAATATTGAGCTTTCATGGAGCTTTATTTCTTCTTTGCCTGATGGCTGGAAAGTCTATTTGTTTGATCTGTTCGAAGGTACTTCAGTTAATATGGGTTCATTAAGCAGAATGGATTTTAACGGTATTGCCGAAGGAGAGTTTAAAAGAACATTTAAAATTATTGCAGGTACGGAAGAGTTTATACAGGAAAAGAGCGATGGTATGCCAATTGGGCCTGTGAAGTTTGAATTACAGCAAAATTACCCGAATCCTTTTAATCCCGAGACTGTAATTAATTATAGTATTCAAAAAAGAGGGCCGGTTAAACTTGTGATCTTTAATACACTTGGGCAAGTTGTGAAAGTTTTAAAGAATAAACAGGAAAAGCCAGGTAACTATTCGGTTATTTGGGATGGTAGGGATGCTCTTGGAAGAAGTGTGTCAAGCGGTGTTTATCTGTACAGGCTATCTTCTTCGGGTAAAGTGCTGTCACATAAAATGGTTGTTATACATTAATCCGGATGATACCTAACGAGGTGTTTCGATGAAATTAAAATCAATAGTTTTTGTATTTTTTCTTCTATTTACAACTTCAGCTTTTGCACAGGAAGAAGTACTTCCTGTTGTAAGAAATACAGTTATTTCAACTGGAATGTATTTCCAGGCATGGAGATTATCACATAGTAAAAGTCCAATTAGCCAGGTATCTTTCCCAATTAGTATTGTAATACCTGTAAAGCCGGATATGAGTATATCGGTGACTCATACTCCATCGTATAGCTGGTGGTATACCGGCAGTAAACTTTCAGGGTTTTCTGATACATGGATTCAAGGCTCATATGTATTCCTTAATGATAAAGTAATGGTTGATCTCGGAGCAGGAATACCTACGGGAAAAGTGAGATTGTCAAATACGGAATATGAGTTAGCCAGGCATCTGAGTAAAAGAATATATCAGTACAAGGTACCGGTTACCGGACAAGGGTTTTGTGCTAAAGCCGGATTTGCTGGTGCTTATGATGTTAGTGACAATCTGGTTTTCGGAGTGGGAGTAAGTTTTATTAAAAAAATTGCGTATCATCCGGTTACATACACATATAAATATGCGATTAGTACGAGTGATACTGTTACTACTAACTGGGCAGGTGAATATAAACCGGGAGATGAATTAACTATCAATTTTGGATTTGACTTTAAGGTTTCGGAACAGATGAAAATTATGTTTGATGCACTATATACTCGTTATGGAAAAGATGAAAGAGACGGCAGGGAAGTTTTTGAAGCAGGTAATAGAGTAGATTTGAATTTAGGGTTTTTCTGGCGTATCAGTGATGACAGGTATTTATGGTTCAGGGGCATTTACCGTCAAAGCGGTAAAAATGAGCTTCAGCAGGGGTTGTATTTTAAAGAAGAGGGAAAGAATACAAACGGCCCGCAGGCCGAATTCTACTTAAAATATAAAATATTCCCCTCTCGAAAAGGAGGAGTGTTCATTAATACTGAAACAAGATTTTATGGCATGAATGAAGAAGGCTGGGGAGGGGCCCGGGTGTCTGGAGGGGGGCTTACTGTTCAATACAATTTCACACAGACTGCTAAGTTTGTGAGTAATATAAAATATTTGATAGGAGCTTTGAGAAATCTATCTGATGATTCCAAAACAATAAATTCTGTATCAATTGAAGGTTTTGAATTGGGGGTTGGATTTGAATTTGAGTTGTAATTAGCCCTACTTGAAAAAGGTTTTAACTATTTGATAAATATGGCCTTATCGTCACAGAAAAGATGTATGAATTGCAAGGTAACGAAAAAACCCTTTAAAAAAACTGTGGATTTATGCTGCCAATATCGGCTCTATGATGATTCAGAAATACCTTGTTCTGCCCATGACATCATTGAAAAGACATGCCGGCAAACAGAGTTGCCGGTATGCTACGTGTGTATTCCCATCATCTCTGGACAATATTCAATCCCGTTTTTTCTTGCATTGATGCCTGATTTCCATCCATACGGCCTATACTATTTCCGTGCCGGAGATTTTTTCCGCGGCGGGGAAAAATATTCAAAACAATTTTCAGGGGGTGCAAGGTTATTTAAAAAGTACTTGATTTTATTACCCGAATTTAGTAGTTTCACTATCACTTAAGGGGCTGTAGCTCAGTTGGGAGAGCGCTTGACTGGCAGTCAAGAGGTCGTCGGTTCGAACCCGGTCAGCTCCACAATAAAGGGGTAACCAGAGACAGGTGACCCCTTCTTTTCCGAATGATGTTGCTATTCTTCCGTCAGATAAAATAGAAAAATGTACTCTATTCCAAAATATTTGAGTTGATTTAATGATTAAAGCAATTTTATTTGATATTGGTGATGTTCTTGTTGACGTTAAAACAGACAGTTCATTAAAGAAAATTGAAAAATTAGGGCCGCATATTTCTAAAAAGAATTTAAAGTTAATTTTTTCTGATTCCAGAGCATTTGATGAGTTTGAGAAAGGGTTTATTTCTTCTTATGAGTTCTATATCAAAATATTAAAAGAATTAAAGACTGAGTTTGCATATGAGGAATTTATTGATTTATGGTGTGATATTTTCTTTGACAAACCTGAATCTTATAAATTATTAACAAAATTAAAGTCTATGTATAAACTAGGGCTTCTGTCAAATACAAATTCTCTTCATATCGAATTTTTAAAAAATAATTACAATTTTTTTAAACTAATTGATTACGAATTTTATTCATATGTATTACATTCAGCTAAACCTGATAAAGCCATTTATGAAAAAGCAATTCTAAAGACAGGATTCTTGCCTGCAGAATTACTGTTTATTGACAATAAGGAAGAGAATGTAATCGCAGCGGAAAGTGCAGGAATGAAATCTTTGCGTTATGAATCTTATGAGAAATTGGTAAAAGATTTCGCCATTTGGGGTATTGAAATGTAGTATAAAATTCAACGGGCTGCTATGTAAATGCGGTATTTATCTGGCAGGAATTTTGCACATATATACTTGAGATAAATTCTTTAATTCCCGTGAGTTATTCGTCCAGTTTGCGAATAAAATCAGGTTTAAAGTGTCCAAATTCTGTACAGTAAGAAATTTATGAATTCTTTTATACGGAAATGGAATGACTAAAAAACTGCAAATAATTATTACATTAATATTCATGTCTTTTGTTTCAGCGATATCCGGTACTCAATATGACGAGAATACCATAAAAGCTGTATATATCGGAAGGTTTGCGCAATTTGTAGATATTCAAAATGATTCATCCGGTGAATTGATTATTGGAGTATTTGAAAAAATCGGGATTACGCCGAGATTAATTGAAATTTATAAAAGCATGAAGATCAATGGTAATACTGTTAAAATTAAATATTATACGAAAATAGATTCCTCAATTTTAAAAAGTAATATATTGTTTATACCAAAATTAAATGGTAGTAAGTTAAAACAAATATTAAAAATTATAAATAAAGCTGCCATACTTACAGTAAGCGATACACCTGGTTATTCTGAAAAAGGTGTGCACATTAATTTGTACAGAGCCGGAAAAAATATTAAATTTGAAATAAATCAGAGAGCCGTTAATAAGTCCAATTTGCATATCAGTTATCAATTATATGAATTAGCAAGAATTATTCAGCCCTTAAGGGGTGCAAAATGAAAAGTATTGCATCTCTGTCCATAAAAAATAAACTTATCGTGCTTATTCTATCTGTAACAAGTATATCTTTTTTAATAGGAGCAAGTTTAATTACATATAGCTCTATCTGGCAATTTAAAAAAGATATGATTAGTGAAACACAACTCTACGCAGATTTTATAGGTGAATCTTTTATATCTCCTCTTCTGTTTAATGATGTACCTGGTGGCCAAAAAATACTTTCAAAACTTCATAAAATCCCATGGATTGAAGCTGCTGTAATTTATGATGCCAACGGGAAGAGATTTGCTAACTATTCTAAAAATAATTCTGAAATTCCGGGGCCGATATTAAATGGGAAAAATCTTACAAAATTTATAAATAAAGAACTTTATGTATCAAAATCTATTGGATATATGGAAGAAAAGTTAGGGCAGATATTGATAATCAGTTCAAGAATTGAGCTTGATAAAAAAATTAATGCACAGATATTTACGATGAGTACAATTATTGTCTTTGTTCTGCTTATTTCATATTATATTTCATTAAGATTGCAGAAAATAATTTCCGGGCCTATTTTATTTTTAGCTGATGTTACCAAAAAGTTGTCTATAGATGGAGATTATTCAGTCAGGTTGGTTAAGAGCGGTGATGATGAGATCGGAGTATTATATGACGGATTTAATGATATGCTTTCTCAAGTACAGAAGAGAGAGAAGGAGATTAAAGAGGCAGGAGAAGCAATTAGAACTAGTGAAGCAAGATTAGCAGAAGCCCAGAGAATAGCATCAATTGGGAGCTGGGAGTGGAATATAAATAATAATAGTATGGTTTTTTCTTCCGAGATGTACAGGCTGCTGGATTGTGAACAGAAAACTACACCTTCAATAAATCTTATTGTGAAAAGATTTTATAAAAGAGATAAAGAAAAGATGTTGGAAAACATTAAAATGGCGCAGAATGAGGGGCGGGAATTTGAATGCACATGTCATCACAGAATAAATGGGGGCGGTATAAGATTATTATCTGTAAGAGGTGAAGTAATAAAAAATTCGGAGGGAAATGTTGAAATTGTTCATGGAACAGCTCAGGACGTGACAAGGCAGAAGGCTGCAGAGAATGAAATTAGAAAATTAAATGAAGAACTTGAAGAGAGGGTAGCCGCGCGTACTGCTGAATTGAGAGCAGTTAATGAAGAATTGGAACAATTTGCATATGTAGTCTCTCATGATTTAAAAGCTCCGTTAAGAGGAGTAAGCCAGCTGTCGCAATGGGTTGTTGAAGATTATGAGAATGTATTAAATACAGAGGGAAGAGAACATCTTCATTTGATGAAACAGCGTATTCGCAGAATGTATAATCTTATAGACGGTATTTTACAATACTCCAGAGTTGGCAGAGTTAAGGAGCGTAAACAGGAAATTGACCTGAACTTGTTAGTAAAGAATATAATTGAAGCGATTTCTCCGCCCTCTAACATAACAATAAATGTTGAGAATATACTGCCGGTAATTTACGCAGAGAAAACAAGGATTGAACAAATATTCCAAAATCTAATAAGTAATGCAGTAAAATTTAATGATAAAGAGGAAGGCCTTGTTACAATCTTTAGTGAGGATGTCAATACACACTGGAAATTCAGCATATCCGACAACGGGCCGGGAATAGAAAAAAAATATTATGAAAGAATTTATCAGATATTCCAGACTCTTTCACCAAGAGATGAACTGGAAAGTACGGGTATTGGATTGACACTTGTAAAAAAAATTGTTGAAATAATGGGGGGCAAAATTTGGCTGGAGTCAGAAACCGGTTTTGGTACTACCTTCTATTTTACAATTGACAAAAAAGAGGTGTCCATGCCGCAAGTAGAGGAAAATGTATAATGGCAAAAGATAGTCCGATTTTGCTCGTTGAAGATGACACTATTGATGCTTTGACAGTAAAACGCGCTTTGAATGAAATCAATGCCAGGAACGAACTTATTGTTGTAAAAAACGGTGAAGAAGCAATAGTATTTTTACTAAATTCAGATAATTATATACCAT
The window above is part of the bacterium genome. Proteins encoded here:
- a CDS encoding choice-of-anchor D domain-containing protein; the encoded protein is MYSASGRTGIKVFSVSSVGKVEPLGSVQTRGCAKNIVVQGSYGYVADGKKGLSIIDLSIPTDPVLQNEGFNSGNITCYDVDLGVVDGSSYAFLACGQNGVKVINITGSYFQKSERDTPGNAIGVSYDGTRLAVADSTGLYVYQVSDQGTLSLEKSMTTGNIQAVDIFLSGDTLFAANGQYGFIVWNLLTNNSENVSTSGYCTGIYAKGKALYISEKDKGLKIYDFSTAGQYTEVGYYDTGGRARGLAVSGDYISVANGEDGVFLFESKIKPSVYIWPTTLNFGPVQQDKTRPKILWVKNTGTTLLKITGISLGYDEYSFSETSFSVAPGDTHRVVCYFSPTRDVPPDVNYPTTATVKTNADTVYLSLTGVNHAFNNKVAYENDTFARGLYHFDESPGAQTAIDESGQNLNAAIDGGVHTGESEAVFGTSFKFNGVPPYSKVVIDATPFHDFKDTPFTIELWFRMNTKPQSKYILVRRGDYASQTRQYEIGFQSPNAYGDFGIYGIVWNSGGQPIYVKTGNGNNINAEQWYHVAMTWDSDSLRLYVNSVERDAAFLHGTLYNSGSEPLSIGASYTGDAPLNGYIDEVRISRGVARQSWEFNVNQSRVSVKKDTVTFGNVLKGSDRNLLFRISNPGTQALVIDSVYSKSNLVTVNPLVIPSMNFYVPAGGDTAIWLKYKPTSLTQLNSSLIIASSDPTYPRYKVNLTGKGIETLPAGSYVTDPFTICLYHFEETDGSNQVFDYSGNNMNGTWTPATRTYNSKFGDKALSFDGQNDVCVITPSQGQFIGPEWGGLTAELWFYLADNIPGKGTLISRGNSSGMQFDLAVDNQNLIGRVFYHDGQEVSVTTSGIQKEQWYHSAIVLDRDSLRLYINGTQLDAAKVNQPIKGSRKGSTFDTVPLYFGNSYLGNEPLQGFLDEIRVSNVARHPWEFNVGMARADLDSTTLHFGDVVLPGERELSVKIYNPGIDTLKITNIVSSLTSIFATVETEMNVLPGKTKELPITFYPKDAKSYEGNITMKTNDPFWPELKILLYGSAISEKIPGSYSNDIFTTGLYHFTTLSGDTVVIDSSSSEANGKVKGEDGGVTLKDQGRFGPCLSLNGSKKGYLELPLPELFSESHSFTAEMWFSMDKKPTIIDNRYYLFIAGSENKPKLGIFIDPQRGLVGSVWDKNSTRHDIESGNIDTLKINQWYNASLIWNGEKVYLSLNNEKVDSLVFSDTLQTSNTDSVYVGSRFGIDSFFNGCVDELRLSRIARKSWEVNVLPRKISVSSVNLDFSTVLLGQARSLPVQVSNLGDQDLYISETILTNSTFSVSSSAFLLNGLKKKLILINYSPKIVGDDTGSVILYSNDSDKPSIRIRLAGSCAKGGQIGAPALDSHTIALYRFEETSGSTVYDSTNNKNNGTINGALRTKGFLEKGRGLQFDGINDYVQIVQNPSSTVLSFDLSQQSFTIEFYFKTDTLSETLISMGQEKEEPGFEISVNNEGRIAVLGFGQGGPRVNDNVWHHLAFTYSSLDNQTGKLYIDGTEKWSKEFNRTDITAISSPVLIGASYDTLGTTHYYEGLFDELRISDIVRMRWEFNFIDVGVAVDSLSPAEPKFQQDATVYIHVPVSLEAYEDSVYVHYRNAGEIQYSDVKASKLNDSTFTALIPGSEQTLTGLEYYVSYVFVVDEQDEKFTQPLADPKNNPLSAQVKYTSAASEQKIRAKSYRMISVPFKLDSTDIPSVLEDDLGVFNPYKWKLFWWHRKDEKYIEYNHSADKNIFDFSPGRAFWIITDNDATFDVGSGLTVTTDSSYALSIEPGWNMIGVPYNFSVNWDDCSRSTDSIRTLWYYNYTNGNQMDYAVLEPWKGYWILNTDITSGTLLIPPKKAETAVLKTINNGLLSDLEDGSWLIKISAWNEFSKDIDNFIGVRRGAASGRDNFDRFEPPSIGDYYVRITVGNTEDTASKREFAADIREPGKQGYVWFANVEGSPKDKNIELSWSFISSLPDGWKVYLFDLFEGTSVNMGSLSRMDFNGIAEGEFKRTFKIIAGTEEFIQEKSDGMPIGPVKFELQQNYPNPFNPETVINYSIQKRGPVKLVIFNTLGQVVKVLKNKQEKPGNYSVIWDGRDALGRSVSSGVYLYRLSSSGKVLSHKMVVIH
- a CDS encoding HAD family phosphatase → MIKAILFDIGDVLVDVKTDSSLKKIEKLGPHISKKNLKLIFSDSRAFDEFEKGFISSYEFYIKILKELKTEFAYEEFIDLWCDIFFDKPESYKLLTKLKSMYKLGLLSNTNSLHIEFLKNNYNFFKLIDYEFYSYVLHSAKPDKAIYEKAILKTGFLPAELLFIDNKEENVIAAESAGMKSLRYESYEKLVKDFAIWGIEM
- a CDS encoding YfiR family protein; the encoded protein is MTKKLQIIITLIFMSFVSAISGTQYDENTIKAVYIGRFAQFVDIQNDSSGELIIGVFEKIGITPRLIEIYKSMKINGNTVKIKYYTKIDSSILKSNILFIPKLNGSKLKQILKIINKAAILTVSDTPGYSEKGVHINLYRAGKNIKFEINQRAVNKSNLHISYQLYELARIIQPLRGAK
- a CDS encoding HAMP domain-containing protein, with protein sequence MKSIASLSIKNKLIVLILSVTSISFLIGASLITYSSIWQFKKDMISETQLYADFIGESFISPLLFNDVPGGQKILSKLHKIPWIEAAVIYDANGKRFANYSKNNSEIPGPILNGKNLTKFINKELYVSKSIGYMEEKLGQILIISSRIELDKKINAQIFTMSTIIVFVLLISYYISLRLQKIISGPILFLADVTKKLSIDGDYSVRLVKSGDDEIGVLYDGFNDMLSQVQKREKEIKEAGEAIRTSEARLAEAQRIASIGSWEWNINNNSMVFSSEMYRLLDCEQKTTPSINLIVKRFYKRDKEKMLENIKMAQNEGREFECTCHHRINGGGIRLLSVRGEVIKNSEGNVEIVHGTAQDVTRQKAAENEIRKLNEELEERVAARTAELRAVNEELEQFAYVVSHDLKAPLRGVSQLSQWVVEDYENVLNTEGREHLHLMKQRIRRMYNLIDGILQYSRVGRVKERKQEIDLNLLVKNIIEAISPPSNITINVENILPVIYAEKTRIEQIFQNLISNAVKFNDKEEGLVTIFSEDVNTHWKFSISDNGPGIEKKYYERIYQIFQTLSPRDELESTGIGLTLVKKIVEIMGGKIWLESETGFGTTFYFTIDKKEVSMPQVEENV